In Natronogracilivirga saccharolytica, the DNA window CGTATCCAGTTCGGCCAAAGTTGACAAAAAATCGATCAAAGAGCGCAAATGCTTTTTGTGTCAGAAAAACCTGCCGCCTGAGCAGAAGGGGTTGATGCACGGCGATTACATGATCCTTGGAAATCCCTTTCCGATTTTCAACGAGCATTTTACCATCCCCCACATCCAGCATATTCCGCAGCTGATCAAAGATGCTTTTGATCCCATGCTCAGGCTGACCGAAGCTCTGGGAGACTACTACACACTGTTCTATAACGGTCCCCGATGCGGAGCATCGGCCCCGGATCATTTGCATTTCCAGGGTGGCGAATACGGTTTCATGCCCATCGACAGCACCTGGCAAGAGCTGGCTGCACAGCACGGCCGGTGGGTGGTCGATGAAGACCGTTTCCGGATGGCCTGTGTTGATGACGGTCTGCGCCGTTACCTGATCATGGATTCTGACGACCGGAAGCAGCTTCTCACGTGGTTCAACCGGGTATATCAGGCTTTTGACTCCGTCTCACGGCAGGCCGGATCAGAGGCACTGGATGACGAGGAGCCGATGCTCAACATCCTCACCGCCCGCGAAAACAATCGCTGGAGAGTAATCGCGTTTTTAAGAAAGAAACACCGGCCCGGCCGTTACTTTGCCGAGGGCGACGAAAAAATGGTGTTCAGTCCCGCTTCTGTTGATTTCGGCGGGATGTGCATCACACCCGTCGAACGTGACTTTCAGCGGATTACCGCCGATGATCTCAAATCCATGTTCAATGAAGTCTCGGCGACCCCTGAAGTACTCGATCGCGTGACGGAAAACGCAGTGGGCTGACGTAACGGCCTGACCCTGGTGAAATCCCTTTCTGCCAACGGCTTGACTCCGGATTGCCTGCGGTTTGACTCTTATGCATTCTCATTGCGACAAATATAATCCGTGCTGACACAACCTCTGACTATTATGAAAAATTCAGCAATTGCAATATCCCTTTGGCTTGTCATGTTTATGACGCCGGTTATTTCACCGGTTCCGGTGACAGCTGTAAATACCCACGGCCCGGGCAATGATACCGTAGCCGACACCATTGAAACCTGGCTGGATGAGGGATTTGCCTACTGGAATCAGGTTGAAGATGTTCCGGCACTGATACGCTTTTATGCCGAACGGCAGCTGGGGATCGATTACGAAGGCGGCCTGCTGGATGCTCCGGAGCACGAAGAGCTGGTAGTGACTCTGGATGGATCCGACTGTGTGATCTATGTGGAAATGAGCCTGGCCATGACCATGACAACACTGCAATTGCAGAAATCCTATGATGCGTTCCGCGAAAACCTCACATTCATACGCTACAGGGATGGTGAAATCGACGGGTACCCAAGCCGTCTGCATTATTTCAGCGACTGGCTTCTGACCAACGAGGAGAAAGGACTGGTTTCGGTCAAATTTCAGGAAGAAGATCTCCCCGTCATCGAGCCTCCGGACTTTATGTCACAAAACAGGGAGGATTACCGGCACATCGCCGATGATGACAGCCTCTACCGGGAAATAAGTCGGATGGAAAAAGCCCTCGCCGATTATTCCCTTCGGTACATTCCGGAAGATGAGATTCCAGGTTACGAAGACCGTTTTGAAACAGGAGACGTGCTTGCCTTTGTGACTACCATTGACGGGCTCGATATAACCCACACCGGCCTTGTCAGGATGGATGGAGACCGTGCAGGATTTTATCATGCCAGCATGACCGGAGCTGTAATTGAAGATCCGAACACTATTTACGAATACACAAAGGGTCGGGATAATGTCAAAGGTATTGTAATAGCCCGGCTTCGTTCTCCTCAAATGTAGGTAACGCATGTCTGAACATCAGTCCTCCCGAATACCTTATAAAGCATTAAGCAGCATCCGGTTCGGGGTTGATACAGCAATAAGCAACCTGTCAGGTGACCCCGGCGGAATATCAGAAGGCTCGTGGGGTATGGTGACCAATGACGCTGCACGTTCCGCATACGACAAGGATCTGCTCTCCCGCAGCGCACTGATAAAAGCGGGTGTCAGAATAACGCAGCTCTTCGCCCCGGAACACGGAATATCACGGTTTGGTGCCGACGGCAAACCAGTTGATGATGACACCGATCCGCAGACAGGCCTGCCTGTCTGCAGTCTGTATGGCAACAGAATGCGTCCGCCCGCCGGCATGCTCGAGCAGCTCGACGGTGTGCTGTTTGATATCCCCGATATAGGCAGCCGGTTTTATACCTACATCTGGACCCTCTCGCACGTAATGGAAGCCTGCGCCGCTGCCGGTAAGCCTCTTGTTGTTCTTGACCGGATCAATCCGATTGGCGGAGAGATTGCTTCTGCCGAGGGCCCTTTGCTCGATACCCGCAATTGCAGCAGTTTCCTTGGCAGGGCTGCCATTCCTGTCCGACACAGTCTGACGGCCGGTGAATTTGCTCAGTGGCTGAATCATCACTGGAATCTGGATCTTGACCTTCGGATTATCAAAGCGGAGGGATGGCATCGCGGCATGCACTGGCCGGATACGCACCTTCCGTTTGTTCCCACATCACCTGCCATGCCTTCCTATGAATCAGCACTCTGCTATCCCGGAACCTGTCTGTTTGAAGCCACCAACCTGAGTGCGGGCCGGGGCACCGCGGTACCATTCCGGTTCATCGGAGCCCCCTGGCTGGATCCGGACACTATCGTTGAAGCCGGAACCGGAAACGTTCGCGTGCTGAAAGCGGGCTCAAAACCATCCGGAACGCAAACCCTGACACTGCCGGGAGTTATGTTTCATACCGAAATAGCAGTTCCCGATGATCAGCCGTGGAAAGGTCAGTCATGCACCGGGATACGTATCGAGGTTGCCGACAAAAACTGCTTCCGGCCGGTACGGACCGGTCTGGCTTTGCTTGCTGCAATCCGGAATTATCATTCGGATACATTCGAATGGAAGACGTATCCGACCGCTGCTAATCCGGAAGGGGAAGATCATTTTGAGCGTCTCATCGGGGTCCGGGATATGCGTCCGGCACTTGAAGCCGATCCTGCCGCTTTCCTGGAGTCTCTTCCGGACCGCCTGCAAGCCGCAGGCTGGAAAGAGTCGGTTTCTCCGCTTTTGTTGTATTAAAACTTACCGCAGGTTACATTCCTGTGATGCCTGCCGGAAGTGTAACCGATACATATAACACCAAATTTTCAAACCCATGTCCATTGCCGAATCGTCATTGCCAGCCCTGAAGGACCTGTCACTTGAGCAAAAGCTTGGCCAGATGCTGCTGCTCGGATTCCGGGGCAAAGAGCTGAAACCGACCAACCCCATTGTAGCCGAAATAGAGGAATATCACATAGGCGGTGTCATTTTATTTGACTATGACATCAAACTGCAGTCCGGAGACCGCAATATTGAATCGCCTGAGCAGGTGAAAGAGCTGACCACGGACCTCAAATCCCACGCCCGGATTCCCATGTTTGTCTCCATCGACCAGGAGGGCGGACTGGTGAACCGGCTTAAGCCCGAATTCGGCTTTCCTCCGACACTTTCTCATAAAGCGCTTGGGGAAAGAAATGATCTGGATTTCTCCCGGGAGCACGGCCGTGAGATCGCCCGGCTTGTGAAGCAAACCGGACACAACATGAACTTTGCTCCCTGCGTGGATCTGGGCATCAATAAGGAGAACAAGGCGATTTACGGAAGAGAGCGCTGTTTTTCAGACGATCCGGAAGTGGTGGCACTGCATGCCAGTGCCTACGTCCGCGGGCACAAGGAAGAAGGTGTGCTCACTGCGCTCAAGCACTTTCCCGGCCACGGCAGCTCAAAAGAGGATACACATCTGGGGATGGCTGATGTAACCGAAACCTGGCAGCAGCATGAAGTCCTGCCCTATCAGCGCGTTCTGGATGAGGGACTGTGTGACATGATCATGACCACACATATTTTCAACCGCAATCTGGATCCCGACTACCCCGCAACGTTGTCAGAATCCATTCTAAAAGGAATGCTGCGGGATCAAATGGGGTTTGAAGGTGTGATCATCAGCGATGATCTGCAAATGAAGGCCATTACAGCACATTTTGGGGTGGAGGATGTCATGAAGCAGGCACTGACTGCAGGTGTGGATATTCTGGCATATGGAAACAATCTCGATTTTGATCCGCGTATTGCCTCCAAATTTGTTCGTGTTGCGAAAGAGATGCTGCACGATGGTGACATAACCGAAGAACGAATCGACGAGTCTGTCGGACGCATATTGAAACTGAAAGAACAAATTTGTTGAACAATTTGCAGAAACAAGAGATGTAAGTCATGAAAACTCATACGGCAGGAACCATCTTCATATGTCTGATTGCTGCAGTGCTTTTCTTATCTGCAAGCTCCTGCCGGAGTCATGCCGGTTTGCCGGATACAAACGCAGCAGAACCGGCAGCAACTGACACCGCAGCAACTGGCACCGGTCCCGACTATGAAGCGGTCAGGGTGCAGGTGCTGGATGCGCTGAACGAGCAAATCGACGCTTTCAACGGTGATGTCGGCCTGCATCTGAAACACCTGCAGTCGGGCATGGAGATCGGAATCAATGAAGATGAACTGTTTCCGACCGCCAGCATGATCAAAGTACCGATCATGGTCAAGATTTTTCAGGATCTTGAGGATGGGAAATACGGATTTCAGGATAAATTTTCCTATGACCCGGTTCATTCCTATCAGTATACTGATGATATGATCAATCAGATGGCACCCGGATCTGAAGTGGCACTGAGCAGGCTGCTGTATCTGATGATCAGCGTAAGTGACAACACGGCAAGCATCTGGAGTCAGGATATAGCCGGGGGCGGAAAGGAGATCAATGCCTGGTTTGATGAGCACGGTTATAATGACATTCGTGTGAACTCCAGAACACGCGGGAGGGAAGAGGCTTTCAGCGAGTTCGGGTGGGGTCAGACCTCCCCCGCGGAGATGTCACAGCTAATGACCGCCATTTTCAGAGGTGAGGTCATCAGCCGGGCGGCATCGGAGAAGATGTACCGGATCATGTCGGGAAGTCTGTGGGATGGAGAGGCACTGTCGCAGATTCCGCCATACGTAAATCACGCATCAAAACAGGGTGCGGTCAGGCAGTCACGGTCTGAAACTGCCGTAATCAATGCGCCGTCAGGTGATTATGTGTTCACTGTAATTACCAAAAATCAGGAGGATGAAAGCTATGCCTTTGACAACGAAGGGTATGTGCTCATCCGAGAAATTTCATCCCTGATCTGGAATCACCTGGAACCGGAGGATGACTGGCAGCCCGATCCCGGCTTCGAAAAATACTGGTGATCACCTAATCGCTGCCTCACCTTTATGCTACCTCACACCTCCGCAGCCTCACCCTTCCGTTGCCTCACACCTCCGCAGCCGGGGCTTGATTCACCTTGAGTAATAAGTATGCGGTGAGAAGTTATGCGTTAAGTTCCCTGCC includes these proteins:
- a CDS encoding exo-beta-N-acetylmuramidase NamZ domain-containing protein; protein product: MSEHQSSRIPYKALSSIRFGVDTAISNLSGDPGGISEGSWGMVTNDAARSAYDKDLLSRSALIKAGVRITQLFAPEHGISRFGADGKPVDDDTDPQTGLPVCSLYGNRMRPPAGMLEQLDGVLFDIPDIGSRFYTYIWTLSHVMEACAAAGKPLVVLDRINPIGGEIASAEGPLLDTRNCSSFLGRAAIPVRHSLTAGEFAQWLNHHWNLDLDLRIIKAEGWHRGMHWPDTHLPFVPTSPAMPSYESALCYPGTCLFEATNLSAGRGTAVPFRFIGAPWLDPDTIVEAGTGNVRVLKAGSKPSGTQTLTLPGVMFHTEIAVPDDQPWKGQSCTGIRIEVADKNCFRPVRTGLALLAAIRNYHSDTFEWKTYPTAANPEGEDHFERLIGVRDMRPALEADPAAFLESLPDRLQAAGWKESVSPLLLY
- a CDS encoding glycoside hydrolase family 3 protein, with the translated sequence MSIAESSLPALKDLSLEQKLGQMLLLGFRGKELKPTNPIVAEIEEYHIGGVILFDYDIKLQSGDRNIESPEQVKELTTDLKSHARIPMFVSIDQEGGLVNRLKPEFGFPPTLSHKALGERNDLDFSREHGREIARLVKQTGHNMNFAPCVDLGINKENKAIYGRERCFSDDPEVVALHASAYVRGHKEEGVLTALKHFPGHGSSKEDTHLGMADVTETWQQHEVLPYQRVLDEGLCDMIMTTHIFNRNLDPDYPATLSESILKGMLRDQMGFEGVIISDDLQMKAITAHFGVEDVMKQALTAGVDILAYGNNLDFDPRIASKFVRVAKEMLHDGDITEERIDESVGRILKLKEQIC
- a CDS encoding DUF4922 domain-containing protein, with the translated sequence MSSNDSKPASTDAPAGQAVPSGRTLSKSEMSEFLDNRASGVPDNPADQARLLLRHQRRNWPMLAKGAESLDSVQVREFAFDGFGMKVQFNPGRIVSSSAKVDKKSIKERKCFLCQKNLPPEQKGLMHGDYMILGNPFPIFNEHFTIPHIQHIPQLIKDAFDPMLRLTEALGDYYTLFYNGPRCGASAPDHLHFQGGEYGFMPIDSTWQELAAQHGRWVVDEDRFRMACVDDGLRRYLIMDSDDRKQLLTWFNRVYQAFDSVSRQAGSEALDDEEPMLNILTARENNRWRVIAFLRKKHRPGRYFAEGDEKMVFSPASVDFGGMCITPVERDFQRITADDLKSMFNEVSATPEVLDRVTENAVG
- a CDS encoding N-acetylmuramoyl-L-alanine amidase-like domain-containing protein, producing the protein MKNSAIAISLWLVMFMTPVISPVPVTAVNTHGPGNDTVADTIETWLDEGFAYWNQVEDVPALIRFYAERQLGIDYEGGLLDAPEHEELVVTLDGSDCVIYVEMSLAMTMTTLQLQKSYDAFRENLTFIRYRDGEIDGYPSRLHYFSDWLLTNEEKGLVSVKFQEEDLPVIEPPDFMSQNREDYRHIADDDSLYREISRMEKALADYSLRYIPEDEIPGYEDRFETGDVLAFVTTIDGLDITHTGLVRMDGDRAGFYHASMTGAVIEDPNTIYEYTKGRDNVKGIVIARLRSPQM
- a CDS encoding serine hydrolase codes for the protein MKTHTAGTIFICLIAAVLFLSASSCRSHAGLPDTNAAEPAATDTAATGTGPDYEAVRVQVLDALNEQIDAFNGDVGLHLKHLQSGMEIGINEDELFPTASMIKVPIMVKIFQDLEDGKYGFQDKFSYDPVHSYQYTDDMINQMAPGSEVALSRLLYLMISVSDNTASIWSQDIAGGGKEINAWFDEHGYNDIRVNSRTRGREEAFSEFGWGQTSPAEMSQLMTAIFRGEVISRAASEKMYRIMSGSLWDGEALSQIPPYVNHASKQGAVRQSRSETAVINAPSGDYVFTVITKNQEDESYAFDNEGYVLIREISSLIWNHLEPEDDWQPDPGFEKYW